In the genome of Tripterygium wilfordii isolate XIE 37 chromosome 19, ASM1340144v1, whole genome shotgun sequence, one region contains:
- the LOC119985899 gene encoding cyclic nucleotide-gated ion channel 1-like isoform X1, producing MRRHTVKDEEMGTSNVSYEIEEDGGDSEEERERERERKTFLYKWVKIFIVLLALAVSLLDPLFFYIPVVKNDSKKCISMDKKLETIVIVFRSLVDLFYAFFIVIRLHHDFFAPCYMMYKEGELVEHLWEIASKYLLRALPLDFLSAFPLPQVVLLIIVPTMRGSRFLKAIYLLRSVVLCQYVPRVLRTYSFATSGSFGEPAKARALFSPFLLMLAINGMGGLWYFLSIERLTQCWHEACENQVGCLNLFRCKDNNIGDLTFLNDFCPRDAHKTEFFDFGMFSDALESRIVETRDFPKKLLYCLHWGLLSLSCFGQNLQTSTHVWENVFAISIITLGLLLFLILLGNLQATLQARSARKEEMRRQAQEMEHWMPFKMVPEHLKSRVRRYLRYNWLESIGDDMDKFLVNLPEDLRKRIKSELHLKLIKMVPIFEKMDKPSLEALCDRLKAVIYTEESYVFREGEAVTEMLFIMQGRAIATNGDRDGFYNSAFLGGGDFCGEELLTWALEPHSTSRLPISTRNVRTITEVKAFTLKAEDLKFVATQFQWLSDKRLHHVFRFYSWQWRTWASCFIQAAWHAYRKRKHLEEEENRLQDPSTQACGKSLKDPSTQACGKSISLNTAIYASRFAANALRATRGWKAQMIQHTLLQKPPAPDFSYDEQ from the exons ATGAGGCG GCATACTGTGAAAGATGAAGAGATGGGAACCTCAAATGTAagctatgaaatagaggaagatggaggagattcagaggaagaaagagaaagagaaagagaaagaaaaacctTTCTTTATAAATGGGTTAAGATATTCATAGTGTTATTAGCCCTTGCAGTGTCATTACTGGATCCTCTCTTCTTTTATATTCCTGTGGTCAAGAATGATAGCAAGAAGTGCATTAGTATGGACAAAAAGTTGGAGACCATAGTGATTGTTTTCCGTTCACTGGTAGACCTCTTCTATGCGTTTTTCATCGTTATTCGACTTCACCATGACTTTTTTGCTCCCTGTTATATGATGTATAAAGAAGGTGAATTGGTTGAGCATCTCTGGGAAATAGCAAGTAAATACTTGCTGCGTGCCTTACCACTTGACTTTCTATCTGCTTTTCCCCTTCCGCAG GTGGTTCTTCTGATCATTGTCCCAACGATGAGGGGATCGAGGTTTTTGAAAGCAATCTACTTGTTGAGATCTGTTGTCCTTTGCCAGTATGTGCCAAGGGTTCTCAGAACATACAGTTTTGCGACTTCAGGTTCTTTTGGTGAACCTGCAAAGGCCAGAGCTCTGTTCAGTCCATTTCTCCTCATGCTAGCTATCAAT GGAATGGGAGGCCTATGGTActttctctccatagaaagaTTGACGCAATGCTGGCATGAAGCCTGTGAAAACCAAGTTGGGTGTCTCAACTTGTTTCGCTGCAAGGACAATAATATTGGAGACCTTACATTTCTAAATGATTTTTGCCCTAGAGATGCACACAAGACAGAGTTCTTTGACTTTGGAATGTTCAGTGATGCTCTTGAGTCTCGTATTGTGGAGACTAGAGATTTTCCAAAGAAGTTGTTGTATTGTCTCCATTGGGGTCTGCTAAGCTTGAG CTGCTTTGGTCAAAACCTCCAAACAAGCACCCATGTCTGGGAAAACGTATTTGCAATTTCCATTATCACGTTAGgattgcttttgtttttaattCTCCTTGGAAACCTGCAG GCAACCCTGCAGGCTCGAAGTGcgagaaaagaagaaatgagACGGCAAGCTCAAGAGATGGAACATTGGATGCCATTCAAAATGGTCCCTGAACATCTGAAATCCCGGGTTCGGAGATACCTGCGCTATAATTGGCTGGAAAGTATAGGAGATGATATGGATAAATTCCTTGTTAATCTTCCCGAGGACCTCAGGAAGAGGATAAAGAGTGAACTCCATTTGAAATTAATCAAAATG GTGCCTATATTTGAGAAAATGGACAAACCATCGTTGGAAGCATTGTGCGACCGTCTCAAGGCAGTTATTTACACAGAGGAAAGCTACGTATTTCGGGAGGGAGAAGCAGTCACTGAGATGCTCTTCATCATGCAAGGCAGGGCAATTGCGACCAATGGTGATAGGGATGGCTTCTATAACTCTGCATTTCTCGGAGGTGGTGACTTCTGTGGTGAAGAACTTCTCACTTGGGCTTTAGAGCCTCACTCCACTTCAAGACTCCCCATCTCAACCAGAAACGTCCGAACCATTACAGAAGTCAAAGCTTTCACTCTCAAGGCAGAAGACCTGAAGTTTGTTGCTACTCAGTTTCAGTGGCTCAGCGATAAACGTCTCCACCATGTATTCAGATTTTACTCCTGGCAATGGAGGACCTGGGCATCTTGTTTCATACAAGCAGCCTGGCACGCTTATCGTAAAAGGAAACACCTAGAAGAGGAGGAGAATAGGTTGCAAGATCCATCAACCCAAGCATGTGGAAAGTCTCTAAAAGATCCATCAACCCAAGCATGTGGGAAGTCTATAAGTCTGAATACCGCTATTTATGCCTCGCGATTTGCAGCCAATGCACTTCGTGCTACACGCGGTTGGAAGGCACAGATGATACAACATACGTTGCTGCAGAAGCCACCAGCGCCAGATTTCAGTTATGATGAACAATAG
- the LOC119985900 gene encoding spermine synthase-like has product MEGGAERGLECQKIMDGNVNHGNGLEKAIPSCCLKARVLDPELEAKCHSAVVSGWFSESGSGNGNKWIYFNNPMWPGEAHSIRVDKVLYKGKSEYQEILVFESSTYGKVLVLDGIVQLTEKDECAYQEMIAHLPLCSIPSPKSVLVVGGGDGGVLREISRHSSVEVIDICEIDDMVIEVSKKYFPELAVGFEDPRVRLHVGDAVEFLTHAPEGKYDAIIIDSSDPVGPAQELVEKPFFETTAKALRPGGVVCSMAESMWLHTHLIQDILSICRETFKGSVHYAWTSVPTYPSGVIGFILCSTEGPPVDFINPINPIEKLEGAAKHKRELRFYNSDMHSAAFALPSFLKREVSFLRDYPTVAH; this is encoded by the exons ATGGAGGGCGGCGCAGAAAGAGGTTTGGAATGCCAGAAGATTATGGATGGGAATGTGAATCACGGTAATGGTTTAGAGAAGGCCATCCCTTCATGCTGCTTAAAGGCTAGGGTTTTAGACCCTGAGCTTGAGGCAAAATGCCATTCTGCTGTTGTTTCCGGGTGGTTCTCAGAATCTGGCTCTG GTAACGGTAATAAATGGATTTACTTCAACAATCCTATGTGGCCTG GAGAGGCTCATTCAATTAGAGTAGACAAAGTATTGTACAAGGGAAAATCAGAATACCAAGAAATCTTGGTTTTTGAG TCATCAACATATGGGAAAGTGCTTGTGCTAGATGGCATCGTTCAGTTGACTGAGAAAGATGAATGTGCCTACCAGGAGATGATAGCTCATCTTCCTCTTTGCTCAATTCCATCACCAAAATCT GTTCTGGTTGtaggtggtggtgatggtggggTTCTTAGAGAGATATCTCGTCATAGCTCTGTGGAAGTTATTGATATATGCGAGATAGATGATATGGTTATTGAG GTGTCTAAGAAATATTTTCCAGAGTTGGCTGTTGGATTTGAGGACCCTCGTGTACGGCTTCATGTTGGTGATG CTGTTGAATTTCTAACACATGCACCCGAAGGAAAGTATGATGCAATTATTATTGATTCTTCAGACCCTGTAG GTCCTGCTCAAGAGCTTGTAGAGAAGCCATTCTTTGAGACCACAGCAAAAGCACTAAGGCCAGGCGGCGTTGTCTGTAGCATGGCAGAAAGTATGTGGCTCCATACGCATCTTATTCAAGATATACTCTCTATTTGCCGTGAAACATTCAAAGGCTCTGTTcattacgcatggacaagtgtCCCTACTTATCCAAG TGGTGTGATTGGTTTTATACTTTGCTCAACTGAGGGTCCCCCTGTTGATTTTATTAATCCCATCAATCCTATTGAAAAGTTAGAAGGAGCTGCTAAACATAAACGAGAGCTGAGGTTCTACAATTCAGAT ATGCATTCAGCTGCCTTTGCCTTGCCCTCATTTCTGAAGAGGGAGGTCAGCTTCCTTCGTGATTATCCAACTGTGGCTCATTGA
- the LOC119985256 gene encoding protein phosphatase 2C 51-like: MMKIRRLKNTCQTKAQITTAEGGSESLNKEERKNKVVLTPRFTRIAYGSVSVIGRRREMEDTVRVELGFASKGDEKYDYFGVYDGHGGARVAEACRDRMHEVLLEEIMAGKEGEVDWERVLEDSFVRMDEEVVSDEMIGSTAVVAVVGKEEVVVANCGDSRAVISRGGAAVALSYDHKPDRPDELDRIEANGGRVINWNGYRVLGVLATSRSIGDQYLKPYVISKPEVTVSKRTREDEFLILASDGLWDIISNKVACQVVRRCLSGQMRRKSGDVTKEGRAAEAAAVLIELAMARGGRDNISVIVVELKEPRDFPSYYT, translated from the exons ATGATGAAGATCCGGCGACTCAAGAACACATGTCAAACGAAGGCGCAAATTACAACCGCCGAAGGCGGGAGTGAGAGCTTGAAtaaggaggagagaaaaaacaaaGTCGTTTTGACTCCACGCTTCACAAGAATCGCGTACGGGTCGGTGTCAGTGATCGGTAGGAGGAGGGAGATGGAGGATACGGTGAGAGTGGAGCTAGGGTTCGCGAGCAAAGGAGATGAGAAGTACGACTATTTCGGAGTGTACGATGGGCACGGCGGAGCAAGGGTAGCGGAGGCGTGCCGGGACAGGATGCACGAGGTGCTGTTGGAGGAAATAATGGCGGGAAAGGAAGGTGAAGTTGATTGGGAGAGGGTGTTGGAGGACAGCTTTGTGAGAATGGATGAGGAGGTGGTGAGTGATGAAATGATCGGGTCCACGGCTGTGGTGGCGGTGGTGGGGAAGGAGGAGGTTGTAGTGGCGAATTGTGGCGACTCTAGAGCTGTGATTTCAAGGGGTGGTGCTGCTGTGGCTTTGTCTTATGATCATAAG CCTGACAGACCCGACGAGTTGGACAGAATTGAAGCTAATGGTGGAAGGGTCATAAACTGGAACGGATACCGTGTATTAGGTGTTCTTGCCACTTCCAGATCCATAG GTGATCAATACTTGAAACCATATGTGATATCTAAACCAGAAGTCACAGTGAGCAAGCGAACTAGAGAAGATGAATTTCTCATACTAGCAAGTGATGGCCTGTGGGATATCATCTCAAACAAAGTAGCGTGCCAGGTCGTGAGAAGATGCCTCAGCGGTCAGATGAGGAGGAAATCTGGGGATGTTACGAAGGAAGGTCGCGCAGCCGAGGCAGCTGCGGTGTTGATAGAGCTAGCAATGGCTAGAGGTGGCAGAGATAACATCAGTGTCATAGTAGTTGAGCTAAAAGAGCCGAGAGATTTTCCCTCTTACTATACGTAG
- the LOC119985899 gene encoding cyclic nucleotide-gated ion channel 1-like isoform X2, translated as MGTSNVSYEIEEDGGDSEEERERERERKTFLYKWVKIFIVLLALAVSLLDPLFFYIPVVKNDSKKCISMDKKLETIVIVFRSLVDLFYAFFIVIRLHHDFFAPCYMMYKEGELVEHLWEIASKYLLRALPLDFLSAFPLPQVVLLIIVPTMRGSRFLKAIYLLRSVVLCQYVPRVLRTYSFATSGSFGEPAKARALFSPFLLMLAINGMGGLWYFLSIERLTQCWHEACENQVGCLNLFRCKDNNIGDLTFLNDFCPRDAHKTEFFDFGMFSDALESRIVETRDFPKKLLYCLHWGLLSLSCFGQNLQTSTHVWENVFAISIITLGLLLFLILLGNLQATLQARSARKEEMRRQAQEMEHWMPFKMVPEHLKSRVRRYLRYNWLESIGDDMDKFLVNLPEDLRKRIKSELHLKLIKMVPIFEKMDKPSLEALCDRLKAVIYTEESYVFREGEAVTEMLFIMQGRAIATNGDRDGFYNSAFLGGGDFCGEELLTWALEPHSTSRLPISTRNVRTITEVKAFTLKAEDLKFVATQFQWLSDKRLHHVFRFYSWQWRTWASCFIQAAWHAYRKRKHLEEEENRLQDPSTQACGKSLKDPSTQACGKSISLNTAIYASRFAANALRATRGWKAQMIQHTLLQKPPAPDFSYDEQ; from the exons ATGGGAACCTCAAATGTAagctatgaaatagaggaagatggaggagattcagaggaagaaagagaaagagaaagagaaagaaaaacctTTCTTTATAAATGGGTTAAGATATTCATAGTGTTATTAGCCCTTGCAGTGTCATTACTGGATCCTCTCTTCTTTTATATTCCTGTGGTCAAGAATGATAGCAAGAAGTGCATTAGTATGGACAAAAAGTTGGAGACCATAGTGATTGTTTTCCGTTCACTGGTAGACCTCTTCTATGCGTTTTTCATCGTTATTCGACTTCACCATGACTTTTTTGCTCCCTGTTATATGATGTATAAAGAAGGTGAATTGGTTGAGCATCTCTGGGAAATAGCAAGTAAATACTTGCTGCGTGCCTTACCACTTGACTTTCTATCTGCTTTTCCCCTTCCGCAG GTGGTTCTTCTGATCATTGTCCCAACGATGAGGGGATCGAGGTTTTTGAAAGCAATCTACTTGTTGAGATCTGTTGTCCTTTGCCAGTATGTGCCAAGGGTTCTCAGAACATACAGTTTTGCGACTTCAGGTTCTTTTGGTGAACCTGCAAAGGCCAGAGCTCTGTTCAGTCCATTTCTCCTCATGCTAGCTATCAAT GGAATGGGAGGCCTATGGTActttctctccatagaaagaTTGACGCAATGCTGGCATGAAGCCTGTGAAAACCAAGTTGGGTGTCTCAACTTGTTTCGCTGCAAGGACAATAATATTGGAGACCTTACATTTCTAAATGATTTTTGCCCTAGAGATGCACACAAGACAGAGTTCTTTGACTTTGGAATGTTCAGTGATGCTCTTGAGTCTCGTATTGTGGAGACTAGAGATTTTCCAAAGAAGTTGTTGTATTGTCTCCATTGGGGTCTGCTAAGCTTGAG CTGCTTTGGTCAAAACCTCCAAACAAGCACCCATGTCTGGGAAAACGTATTTGCAATTTCCATTATCACGTTAGgattgcttttgtttttaattCTCCTTGGAAACCTGCAG GCAACCCTGCAGGCTCGAAGTGcgagaaaagaagaaatgagACGGCAAGCTCAAGAGATGGAACATTGGATGCCATTCAAAATGGTCCCTGAACATCTGAAATCCCGGGTTCGGAGATACCTGCGCTATAATTGGCTGGAAAGTATAGGAGATGATATGGATAAATTCCTTGTTAATCTTCCCGAGGACCTCAGGAAGAGGATAAAGAGTGAACTCCATTTGAAATTAATCAAAATG GTGCCTATATTTGAGAAAATGGACAAACCATCGTTGGAAGCATTGTGCGACCGTCTCAAGGCAGTTATTTACACAGAGGAAAGCTACGTATTTCGGGAGGGAGAAGCAGTCACTGAGATGCTCTTCATCATGCAAGGCAGGGCAATTGCGACCAATGGTGATAGGGATGGCTTCTATAACTCTGCATTTCTCGGAGGTGGTGACTTCTGTGGTGAAGAACTTCTCACTTGGGCTTTAGAGCCTCACTCCACTTCAAGACTCCCCATCTCAACCAGAAACGTCCGAACCATTACAGAAGTCAAAGCTTTCACTCTCAAGGCAGAAGACCTGAAGTTTGTTGCTACTCAGTTTCAGTGGCTCAGCGATAAACGTCTCCACCATGTATTCAGATTTTACTCCTGGCAATGGAGGACCTGGGCATCTTGTTTCATACAAGCAGCCTGGCACGCTTATCGTAAAAGGAAACACCTAGAAGAGGAGGAGAATAGGTTGCAAGATCCATCAACCCAAGCATGTGGAAAGTCTCTAAAAGATCCATCAACCCAAGCATGTGGGAAGTCTATAAGTCTGAATACCGCTATTTATGCCTCGCGATTTGCAGCCAATGCACTTCGTGCTACACGCGGTTGGAAGGCACAGATGATACAACATACGTTGCTGCAGAAGCCACCAGCGCCAGATTTCAGTTATGATGAACAATAG
- the LOC119985899 gene encoding cyclic nucleotide-gated ion channel 1-like isoform X3: MRREGELVEHLWEIASKYLLRALPLDFLSAFPLPQVVLLIIVPTMRGSRFLKAIYLLRSVVLCQYVPRVLRTYSFATSGSFGEPAKARALFSPFLLMLAINGMGGLWYFLSIERLTQCWHEACENQVGCLNLFRCKDNNIGDLTFLNDFCPRDAHKTEFFDFGMFSDALESRIVETRDFPKKLLYCLHWGLLSLSCFGQNLQTSTHVWENVFAISIITLGLLLFLILLGNLQATLQARSARKEEMRRQAQEMEHWMPFKMVPEHLKSRVRRYLRYNWLESIGDDMDKFLVNLPEDLRKRIKSELHLKLIKMVPIFEKMDKPSLEALCDRLKAVIYTEESYVFREGEAVTEMLFIMQGRAIATNGDRDGFYNSAFLGGGDFCGEELLTWALEPHSTSRLPISTRNVRTITEVKAFTLKAEDLKFVATQFQWLSDKRLHHVFRFYSWQWRTWASCFIQAAWHAYRKRKHLEEEENRLQDPSTQACGKSLKDPSTQACGKSISLNTAIYASRFAANALRATRGWKAQMIQHTLLQKPPAPDFSYDEQ, translated from the exons ATGAGGCG AGAAGGTGAATTGGTTGAGCATCTCTGGGAAATAGCAAGTAAATACTTGCTGCGTGCCTTACCACTTGACTTTCTATCTGCTTTTCCCCTTCCGCAG GTGGTTCTTCTGATCATTGTCCCAACGATGAGGGGATCGAGGTTTTTGAAAGCAATCTACTTGTTGAGATCTGTTGTCCTTTGCCAGTATGTGCCAAGGGTTCTCAGAACATACAGTTTTGCGACTTCAGGTTCTTTTGGTGAACCTGCAAAGGCCAGAGCTCTGTTCAGTCCATTTCTCCTCATGCTAGCTATCAAT GGAATGGGAGGCCTATGGTActttctctccatagaaagaTTGACGCAATGCTGGCATGAAGCCTGTGAAAACCAAGTTGGGTGTCTCAACTTGTTTCGCTGCAAGGACAATAATATTGGAGACCTTACATTTCTAAATGATTTTTGCCCTAGAGATGCACACAAGACAGAGTTCTTTGACTTTGGAATGTTCAGTGATGCTCTTGAGTCTCGTATTGTGGAGACTAGAGATTTTCCAAAGAAGTTGTTGTATTGTCTCCATTGGGGTCTGCTAAGCTTGAG CTGCTTTGGTCAAAACCTCCAAACAAGCACCCATGTCTGGGAAAACGTATTTGCAATTTCCATTATCACGTTAGgattgcttttgtttttaattCTCCTTGGAAACCTGCAG GCAACCCTGCAGGCTCGAAGTGcgagaaaagaagaaatgagACGGCAAGCTCAAGAGATGGAACATTGGATGCCATTCAAAATGGTCCCTGAACATCTGAAATCCCGGGTTCGGAGATACCTGCGCTATAATTGGCTGGAAAGTATAGGAGATGATATGGATAAATTCCTTGTTAATCTTCCCGAGGACCTCAGGAAGAGGATAAAGAGTGAACTCCATTTGAAATTAATCAAAATG GTGCCTATATTTGAGAAAATGGACAAACCATCGTTGGAAGCATTGTGCGACCGTCTCAAGGCAGTTATTTACACAGAGGAAAGCTACGTATTTCGGGAGGGAGAAGCAGTCACTGAGATGCTCTTCATCATGCAAGGCAGGGCAATTGCGACCAATGGTGATAGGGATGGCTTCTATAACTCTGCATTTCTCGGAGGTGGTGACTTCTGTGGTGAAGAACTTCTCACTTGGGCTTTAGAGCCTCACTCCACTTCAAGACTCCCCATCTCAACCAGAAACGTCCGAACCATTACAGAAGTCAAAGCTTTCACTCTCAAGGCAGAAGACCTGAAGTTTGTTGCTACTCAGTTTCAGTGGCTCAGCGATAAACGTCTCCACCATGTATTCAGATTTTACTCCTGGCAATGGAGGACCTGGGCATCTTGTTTCATACAAGCAGCCTGGCACGCTTATCGTAAAAGGAAACACCTAGAAGAGGAGGAGAATAGGTTGCAAGATCCATCAACCCAAGCATGTGGAAAGTCTCTAAAAGATCCATCAACCCAAGCATGTGGGAAGTCTATAAGTCTGAATACCGCTATTTATGCCTCGCGATTTGCAGCCAATGCACTTCGTGCTACACGCGGTTGGAAGGCACAGATGATACAACATACGTTGCTGCAGAAGCCACCAGCGCCAGATTTCAGTTATGATGAACAATAG